The genomic window TGTCGGTttcacctgaacaacattaggAAGATcagtctctacctgtctgagcatgcagcacaactcctgctTCAGGCTGCAGCTCCTTACTGAcaggcctccctgcatgtacgttcagacctctgcagatgatccagaacgcaGCGGCGcgtctggtcttcaaccaggccaaaacagcacatgtcaccCTGCTGTTCatctccctccactggctcccagttgctgcccgcatcaaattcaaaaccctgacactcgcttacagaacagcaactaaaacagctccggcctacctgaactccctcattcaggtctacactccctcccgctcactacactctgccaatgaaaggcgcctggtaccacaaCAGGACCCTAAGTCACTAGCTGGACTCTTCTGCTTTGTAGTTCCCTGGTGGTGGaacaagttaccaaactctgatatgcagagtccctctcaatctttaagacTAAAGACCAGCTCTTTCATGAACACCTCTGCACCTGATggactgaagaagaagaaaaaaaaagtctgcttctatgcactctatgcattgcctctgttcactgttggcatctacgtcccATCGGACTCAAACTCAGCTCTATGGAACTTACtggtgttgttctctcctgactgaATCCCTGCTGGTGTTGTATCAGCGCTCACATGTAcattgctttggataaaagcgtctgctaaattaaactgtaaattGTAAACATGAATCTGTCATTTCGTAACACCTCAATAAACCACAATTTACTATTTTAATAACCTGTGACTAACTCTTTAATAATGTGGGACTAACAGTGTAATAACCTGGGATTAACTCTTTAATAACCAGGATATGCAGTAGTGTATGTATCTGAAGCAGCTTTAACCCCTCCTGTCGTCCCTGCAGCCTGTTATAACTGTGGCAGAGGAGGTCACATCTCCAGAGACTGCAAGGAACCGAAGAAAGAGCGCGAGCAGATGTGCTACAACTGCGGCAAGGCTGGACACATGGCACGCGACTGTAACCACGCCCACGAGCAGAAGTGCTACTCCTGCGGTGGCTTTGGACACATCCAGAAATGCTGCGACAGGGTCAAATGCTACAGGTAAATAAATGCTACAGGTAATCTAATGTTACAGGTAATCTAATACTACAGGTAATCTAATACTACAGGTAATCTAATGTTACAGGTAATCTAATGCTACAGGTAATCTAATGTTACAGGTAATCTAATACTACAGGTAATCTAATACTACAGGTAATCTAATACTACAGGTAAATAAATGCTACAGGTAATCTAATGCTACAGGTAATCTAATGCTACAGGTAATCTAATACTACAGGTAATCTAATACTACAGGTAAATAAATGCTACAGGTAATCTAATGCTACAGGTAAATAAATGCTACAGGTAAATAAATGCTACAGGTAATCTAATGCTACAGGTAATCTAATGCTTCAGGTAATCTAATACTACAGGTAAATAAATGCTACAGGTAATCTAATGCTACAGGTAAATAAATGCTACAGGTAATCTAATGCTACAGGTAATCTAATGCTACAGGTAATCTAATACTACAGGTAAATAAATGCTACAGGTAATCTAATGCTACAGGTAAATAAATGCTACAGGTAATCTAATGCTACAGGTAATCTAATGCTTCAGGTAATTTAATACTACAGGTAATCTAATACTACAGGTAAATAAATGCTACAGGTAATCTAATGCTACAGGTAAATAAATGCTACAGGTAATCTAATGCTACAGGTAATCTAATGCTACAGGTAATCTAATGTTACAGGTAATCTAATACTACAGGTAATCTAATACTACAGGTAATCTAATGTTACAGGTAATCTAATATTACAGGTAAACTAATGTTACAGGTAAATAAATTATACAGGTAATCTAATGTTACAGGTAAATAAATTATACAGGTAATCTAATGTTACAGGTAATCTAGTGTTACAGGTAATCTAATACTACAGGTAATCTAATGTTACAGGTAATCTAATACTACAGGTAAACTAATGTTACAGGTAAATAAATTATACAGGTAATCTAATACTACAGGTAATCTAATGTTACAGGTAATCTAATACTACAGGTAAATAATTGCTACAGGTAATCTAATACTACAGGTAATCTAATATTACAGGTAATCTAATACTACAGGTAAATAAATTATACAGGTAATCTAATGTTACAGGTAAATAAATTATACAGGTAATCTAATGTTACagttaaataaattatacaGGTAATCTAATGCTACAGGTAATCTAATGTTACAGGTAATCTAATACTACAGGTAAATAATTGCTACAGGTAATCTAATGCTACAGGTAAATAAATTATACAGGTAATCTAATGTTACAGGTAAATAAATTATACAGGTAATCTAATACTACAGGTAATCTAATGTTACAGGTAATCTAATACTACAGGTAAATAATTGCTACAGGTAATCTAATGCTACAGGTAAATAAATTATACAGGTAATCTAATGTTACAGGTAAATAAATTATACAGGTAATCTAATACTACAGGTAATCTAATATTACAGGTAATCTAATGTTACAGGTAAATAAATTATACAGGTAATCTAATACTACAGGTAATCTAATACTACAGGTAAACTAATGTTACAGGTAATCTAATGTCACAGGTAAATAAATTATACAGGTAATCTAATGTTACAGGTAAATAAATTATACAGGTAATCTAATGTTACAGGTAAATAAATTATACAGGTAATCTAATGTTACAGGTAATTTAATACTACAGGTAATCTAATGTTACAGGTAATCTAATACTACAGGTAATCTAATGTTACAGGTAATCTAATACTACAGGTAATCTAATGTTACAGGTAATCTAATACTACAGGTAATCTAATGTTACAGGTAATCTAATACTACAGGTAATCTAATGTTACAGGTAATCTAATGTTACAGGTAATCTAATACTACAGGTAATCTAATGTTACAGGTAATCTAATGTTACAGGTAAATAAATGCTACAGGTAAACTGATGTGTGTGCTGCAGGTGTGGGGAGATCGGCCATGTCGCCGTGCATTGCAGCAAGGCGTCAGAGCTGAACTGCTACAACTGCGGGAAGTCGGGTCACCTGGCGAAGGAGTGCACTATTGAAGCAACCGCCTAGCTGCCTCTCAGACTGCCTCGCCCTCCCTCatctctgctttctttctcttcactcACTCCCTCTGATAATCCTTTCTCATTGGTCCAGAGGCTTGTCAGTCAGCCTCGGAGCAGCCAGTCAGAGCGGGTGGAGGGAGGCGAAGGGGCGGACACTACAAAACAAGAAACCCACTTTCTTCTGCATttctaaaagaaaacagaatttgtgtttttagttcGGTAGCATCAAGATGTACAAAGCTTTGTTTAAGAATCTT from Thunnus maccoyii chromosome 3, fThuMac1.1, whole genome shotgun sequence includes these protein-coding regions:
- the cnbpb gene encoding CCHC-type zinc finger, nucleic acid binding protein b; this encodes MSSNECFGCGRSGHWVKNCPSGSRGRGKGRGRGKDLFCYRCGELGHVARDCERTEDACYNCGRGGHISRDCKEPKKEREQMCYNCGKAGHMARDCNHAHEQKCYSCGGFGHIQKCCDRVKCYRCGEIGHVAVHCSKASELNCYNCGKSGHLAKECTIEATA